A single genomic interval of Antarcticibacterium arcticum harbors:
- a CDS encoding F0F1 ATP synthase subunit B, translating into MDLITPEIGLFFWQTIVFLVLIFIMAKFAWKPILGAVKDREDSINTALASAEDARKEMQNLQADNEKLLQEARAERDAILKEARVIKEKVIADASAEAQAKADKIVAQAQVVIQNEKNAAVAEIKDQVATLSIQIAEKIVREELSSKEKQQRLVEQMLDDVTLN; encoded by the coding sequence ATGGATTTAATTACTCCTGAAATTGGCTTGTTCTTTTGGCAAACCATCGTTTTTTTAGTTCTCATCTTTATAATGGCCAAATTTGCCTGGAAACCTATTCTGGGAGCTGTTAAAGACAGAGAGGATTCTATCAACACTGCATTGGCTTCTGCTGAAGATGCCAGAAAAGAAATGCAGAATTTACAGGCAGATAATGAGAAGCTGTTACAGGAGGCCCGAGCTGAGCGTGATGCCATCTTAAAAGAAGCCCGTGTGATCAAAGAAAAAGTTATAGCCGATGCTTCTGCTGAAGCCCAGGCAAAAGCCGATAAGATCGTAGCACAGGCACAGGTTGTTATACAGAATGAGAAGAATGCTGCTGTTGCTGAAATTAAAGATCAGGTAGCTACTTTGTCTATTCAAATTGCCGAGAAAATTGTGCGTGAGGAATTATCCTCAAAAGAAAAACAACAACGTTTGGTAGAGCAAATGTTGGATGATGTTACTTTAAACTAG
- the atpH gene encoding ATP synthase F1 subunit delta, which yields MKGTRAAQRYAKAILDLAKDQNVSEVVNKDMESISQTITASDELQDVLASPVVKADLKKNALREIFKDAHSITLGAFDILLENNRIIILKAVAQKYNELYNELNNIQVATVTTAIPLDTSLEAKIQDKIKELTGNSATIKNITDPAIIGGFILRIGDLQYNASVARSLKDLKREFSNNTYISKI from the coding sequence ATGAAAGGAACCAGGGCAGCACAACGTTATGCCAAGGCTATTTTGGACCTTGCAAAGGATCAAAATGTATCTGAGGTGGTGAACAAAGATATGGAGTCCATATCTCAAACCATCACTGCCAGTGATGAACTTCAGGATGTTCTGGCTAGCCCCGTTGTAAAGGCCGATCTTAAAAAGAACGCCCTTCGCGAAATTTTTAAAGATGCACATTCAATTACATTGGGTGCTTTTGACATTCTGTTGGAAAACAACAGGATCATTATTCTAAAAGCGGTAGCTCAAAAATATAACGAGCTTTACAATGAACTGAATAATATCCAGGTTGCTACTGTTACCACCGCAATTCCTTTGGATACCAGCCTTGAAGCAAAGATCCAGGATAAGATAAAAGAGCTTACCGGAAACAGTGCTACAATAAAAAACATTACAGATCCCGCTATCATAGGAGGATTTATCCTTAGGATTGGAGATCTTCAATATAATGCTAGTGTTGCCAGAAGCTTAAAAGATCTAAAAAGAGAATTTAGCAACAATACATATATATCAAAAATTTAA
- the atpA gene encoding F0F1 ATP synthase subunit alpha, translating to MAEVNPAEVSAILKKQLSGFEAKASLDEVGTVLTVGDGIARVYGLANAQYGELVEFESGLEGIVLNLEEDNVGVVLLGPSKEIKEGSVAKRTERIASIKVGEGITGRVLDTLGFPIDGKGPIQGETFEMPLDRKAPGVIYREPVTEPLQTGIKAIDAMVPVGRGQRELVIGDRQTGKTAVCIDTILNQKEFYDAGEPVFCIYVAIGQKASTVAGIAKVLEDRGAMAYTTIVAANASDPAPMQVYAPFAGAAIGEYFRDTGRPALIVYDDLSKQAVAYREVSLLLRRPPGREAYPGDVFFLHSRLLERAAKIINNDEIASQMNDLPDSIRHLVKGGGSLTALPLIETQAGDVSAYIPTNVISITDGQIFLTSDLFNSGVRPAINVGISVSRVGGNAQIKSMKKVAGTLKLDQAQYRELEAFAKFGSDLDAATMNVIEKGKRNVEILKQAENDPYPVEDQIAIIFAGSKNLLRNVPVERVKEFEREYLEYLNMKHRDVLDGLKAGKLTDEITDTLTKVAKELSDKYKK from the coding sequence ATGGCCGAAGTAAATCCTGCTGAAGTTTCAGCAATATTAAAAAAACAGCTTTCAGGTTTCGAAGCAAAAGCTTCTCTTGATGAAGTAGGAACCGTTCTTACCGTAGGTGATGGTATTGCTCGTGTATATGGTTTGGCAAATGCCCAGTACGGGGAATTGGTTGAATTTGAAAGCGGACTGGAAGGAATTGTATTAAACCTGGAAGAAGACAACGTAGGGGTAGTACTTTTAGGACCATCAAAAGAGATCAAAGAAGGTTCTGTTGCAAAAAGAACAGAGCGTATTGCATCTATTAAAGTAGGTGAAGGAATTACCGGAAGGGTTCTGGATACTTTAGGATTTCCTATTGACGGGAAAGGCCCTATCCAGGGTGAAACCTTTGAAATGCCATTGGACCGTAAAGCTCCCGGGGTAATTTACAGAGAGCCAGTTACCGAGCCGCTTCAAACCGGGATCAAAGCTATTGATGCTATGGTACCTGTAGGGAGAGGGCAAAGGGAATTGGTAATTGGTGACCGTCAAACCGGTAAAACCGCAGTTTGTATTGACACCATTCTAAACCAAAAAGAATTTTATGATGCAGGGGAACCTGTATTCTGTATATATGTTGCTATAGGGCAAAAAGCTTCTACTGTTGCAGGTATTGCAAAAGTACTTGAAGACAGAGGTGCTATGGCATACACCACTATTGTAGCTGCAAATGCATCAGATCCTGCTCCAATGCAGGTATATGCTCCATTTGCAGGTGCTGCTATCGGGGAGTATTTTAGAGATACCGGTCGTCCTGCCCTTATCGTGTATGATGATCTTTCAAAACAAGCAGTAGCTTACCGTGAGGTTTCTTTATTGTTACGTCGCCCACCGGGACGTGAGGCTTACCCTGGAGACGTTTTCTTCCTTCACTCAAGATTACTTGAGCGGGCTGCAAAGATCATTAACAATGATGAGATTGCCAGCCAGATGAATGACCTTCCAGATTCTATAAGGCACCTGGTAAAAGGTGGCGGTTCCTTAACCGCTTTACCTCTTATTGAAACTCAGGCGGGAGACGTTTCGGCATATATTCCAACCAACGTAATTTCTATTACAGACGGGCAGATATTCCTAACTTCAGATTTGTTCAACTCGGGGGTTCGTCCTGCGATCAACGTAGGTATTTCGGTATCGCGTGTAGGGGGTAACGCTCAGATCAAATCAATGAAAAAAGTGGCTGGTACCTTGAAATTAGACCAGGCGCAATATCGTGAGCTTGAAGCTTTCGCTAAGTTTGGATCTGATCTTGATGCCGCGACTATGAATGTTATTGAAAAAGGGAAGAGAAACGTGGAGATCTTAAAGCAGGCGGAAAATGATCCTTATCCGGTTGAAGACCAGATCGCGATTATCTTTGCAGGTTCTAAAAACCTGTTGAGAAACGTTCCTGTAGAAAGAGTAAAAGAGTTTGAAAGAGAATACCTTGAGTACCTGAACATGAAACATCGTGATGTTCTTGATGGCCTTAAAGCCGGAAAGCTTACAGATGAGATCACAGACACACTTACTAAAGTAGCTAAGGAGCTTTCAGATAAATATAAGAAGTAG
- the atpG gene encoding ATP synthase F1 subunit gamma yields MANLKELRSRITSVSSTMQITSAMKMVSAAKLNRAQDAITKMRPYSQKLTELLQSLSATLEGDTGSKYAEQREVNKVLIVAISSNRGLAGAFNTNIVKGVRQLVETQYAGKDVKLLTIGKKAADVLKKGFSISKNNNAIYDTLDYAHVAEIAEDLMQLFLEEKYDEIVIIYNQFKNAATQIVTTEQFLPIQKFETDENVTLDYIFEPGKLEIVKDLIPKSLKMQLFKAMSDSLAAEHGARMTAMHKATDNATELRNALKLSYNKARQASITNEILEIVGGAEALNN; encoded by the coding sequence ATGGCAAATTTAAAAGAATTACGTAGCAGGATCACATCGGTATCATCTACCATGCAGATCACCAGTGCCATGAAAATGGTTTCTGCTGCCAAATTGAACAGGGCACAGGATGCTATCACAAAAATGCGTCCTTATTCTCAAAAGTTGACCGAGCTTCTTCAAAGCCTAAGCGCTACCCTTGAAGGGGATACAGGTAGTAAATATGCCGAACAGAGAGAGGTAAATAAAGTATTAATCGTAGCCATATCTTCCAACCGGGGGCTTGCAGGAGCTTTTAACACCAACATCGTTAAAGGAGTTAGACAACTTGTGGAAACTCAATATGCAGGTAAGGATGTGAAGCTTTTGACCATTGGTAAAAAAGCGGCCGATGTTTTAAAGAAAGGTTTTAGCATTTCAAAGAATAACAATGCCATTTACGATACTTTAGATTATGCCCATGTTGCAGAGATCGCAGAAGATCTAATGCAATTATTTCTTGAAGAAAAGTATGATGAGATTGTGATCATCTACAACCAGTTTAAAAATGCTGCCACTCAAATTGTCACCACTGAACAGTTTTTGCCAATTCAAAAATTTGAGACTGACGAAAATGTAACTTTAGATTATATTTTTGAACCGGGTAAACTGGAGATAGTAAAGGATCTTATTCCAAAATCACTTAAAATGCAGCTTTTCAAAGCTATGAGTGATTCGCTTGCTGCTGAACATGGTGCACGTATGACAGCGATGCACAAGGCTACAGATAATGCAACCGAATTAAGGAATGCCCTTAAGTTATCTTACAACAAAGCCCGCCAGGCTTCCATTACCAATGAGATCCTTGAGATCGTTGGTGGGGCTGAAGCTTTGAATAACTAG
- a CDS encoding oligosaccharide flippase family protein yields MSSLKKLFQQTFIYGLATVLPRMLSFLLVPLYTDVLPVREYGEFSIIISWIVLFNVLLAYGMETAFFRFFHKEKDKGLVVSTAALSIIFTSVLFFVLAFLLSSQLSDLSGIREDYIHYTLFILLLDALVIIPFAWLRANEKPVKYAIIKILNVAVNLGLNVFLLLFLPKMAAGNSGGIVAEMYVPDFEISYIFISMIIASSITLLMVISFYTKVGYSFSTALWTRMMRYAYPVLIAGVAFAINETFDRILLDWFLPENIAEEAVGAYAACYKLAIFMTLFATAFRMGIEPFFFSHAGEKNAQKTYALITRYFVAFGSVILVTVVVFADFLKILLIRNSDYWEAMKIVPLILLANFCLGIYHNLSVWYKVTDRTRFGAFISVGGAIITLAVNFLLIPTMSYMGSAIATVGAYGTMMILSYYFGQKYYPIPYDLRKIGLYLTGSVLISGISFYIFPNNYLIGISLWLAFLTLVFLQEKTAVKQLIFKR; encoded by the coding sequence TTGAGCAGTTTAAAAAAACTTTTTCAGCAAACCTTTATTTATGGGCTTGCAACGGTCTTACCGCGAATGTTGAGTTTTTTACTGGTGCCTTTATATACAGATGTTCTTCCTGTAAGAGAATATGGGGAATTCTCCATTATTATTTCCTGGATCGTACTTTTTAACGTGCTCCTTGCCTACGGGATGGAGACCGCGTTTTTTCGGTTTTTTCATAAGGAAAAGGACAAAGGCCTTGTTGTCTCAACAGCAGCGCTTTCAATAATTTTCACTTCGGTACTCTTCTTTGTACTGGCTTTTTTATTAAGCAGTCAGCTATCAGATCTATCGGGAATTAGGGAAGATTATATTCATTATACCTTATTTATTTTGCTTCTTGACGCGCTGGTGATAATTCCTTTTGCGTGGTTAAGAGCAAATGAAAAACCGGTAAAATACGCCATCATTAAAATTCTGAATGTCGCCGTTAATTTGGGATTGAATGTCTTTTTACTTTTGTTTTTGCCAAAAATGGCTGCGGGAAATTCCGGTGGGATAGTAGCTGAAATGTATGTTCCTGATTTTGAGATCTCCTATATTTTTATCTCCATGATCATTGCGAGCAGCATAACGCTTTTAATGGTGATCTCCTTTTACACTAAAGTAGGGTATAGCTTCAGCACAGCTTTATGGACACGAATGATGCGTTATGCGTATCCCGTTTTGATCGCGGGGGTAGCTTTCGCCATAAATGAAACTTTTGACCGAATCCTGCTGGATTGGTTTTTACCTGAAAATATTGCTGAAGAAGCCGTGGGAGCGTATGCCGCCTGTTACAAGCTTGCAATTTTCATGACTCTTTTTGCTACCGCCTTCAGGATGGGAATAGAGCCTTTCTTTTTTAGCCATGCAGGGGAAAAAAACGCACAGAAAACGTACGCTTTAATTACCCGGTATTTCGTAGCTTTTGGATCTGTGATCCTTGTTACGGTGGTTGTATTTGCCGATTTTCTGAAAATTCTCCTCATTAGAAACAGCGATTACTGGGAGGCAATGAAAATAGTTCCGTTAATATTGCTTGCAAATTTCTGTTTGGGTATATATCATAATTTGTCAGTTTGGTATAAGGTGACAGACCGCACCCGCTTTGGAGCTTTTATTTCTGTAGGCGGGGCCATAATAACTCTGGCGGTAAACTTTTTGCTTATTCCAACTATGAGCTATATGGGATCTGCCATTGCAACTGTTGGGGCCTATGGCACAATGATGATCCTTTCGTATTATTTTGGCCAGAAATATTATCCAATTCCCTACGACCTCAGGAAAATAGGATTATACCTTACAGGATCTGTATTAATCTCGGGGATATCATTCTATATTTTCCCAAATAATTATTTAATAGGAATAAGTTTATGGCTGGCTTTTTTAACTTTGGTCTTTCTTCAGGAAAAAACTGCTGTGAAACAATTAATTTTTAAAAGATGA
- the dut gene encoding dUTP diphosphatase, whose translation MTIKIINRSSHDLPNYETGASAGMDLRANITESVTLKPLERSIIKTGLFIELPVGYEAQVRPRSGLAAKKGVTVLNSPGTVDADYRGEIGVILVNLSNEDFTVENGERIAQLIIAKHERAVWEEVDLLEETSRGAGGFGSTGTK comes from the coding sequence ATGACAATCAAAATAATCAACCGGTCTTCCCATGATCTCCCTAATTATGAAACAGGAGCATCGGCAGGAATGGATCTTCGTGCCAATATAACAGAGTCTGTTACGTTAAAGCCTTTGGAAAGAAGTATTATTAAAACAGGACTTTTTATAGAACTTCCGGTTGGTTACGAAGCGCAGGTTAGGCCAAGAAGTGGCCTCGCTGCGAAAAAAGGAGTAACAGTGCTTAATTCCCCGGGGACTGTAGATGCAGATTACAGGGGGGAAATAGGAGTGATCCTTGTAAATCTTTCCAATGAAGACTTTACTGTGGAAAATGGAGAGCGGATTGCCCAGTTGATTATTGCCAAACATGAACGCGCGGTATGGGAAGAAGTTGACTTGCTGGAAGAAACCTCGAGAGGAGCAGGTGGCTTTGGCAGTACAGGTACAAAATAG
- a CDS encoding sugar phosphate nucleotidyltransferase, with the protein MKIIVPMAGRGSRLRPHTLTVPKPLIPIAGKPIVHRLVEDIAKVLDEKIDEIAFIIGADFGEKVETDLKNIAESLGAKGTIYYQDKPLGTGHAIMCAKDSLSGPAVIAYADTLFKADFTLNKEADAVIWVKKVSNPAAYGVVKLNDNNQITDLVEKPEEFVSDLAVIGIYYFKDVSVLKNELQEVLDKNIIRGGEYQINDGIEAMKQKGAVFVPGQVDEWMDCGNKDVTVETNGRMLKFLHQDGIKLISNSVKITNSEITEPCFIGENVVLNNAKIGPNVSLGDGCIVEDSTIKNSLIQEFSEVRNAQLDNAMIGSFAKFNGRFTQISIGDYSVLE; encoded by the coding sequence ATGAAAATAATAGTTCCAATGGCAGGACGTGGTTCACGTCTAAGGCCCCATACATTAACAGTTCCCAAACCGTTAATTCCCATCGCCGGAAAACCCATAGTGCATCGTCTTGTTGAGGATATAGCAAAGGTGCTCGATGAAAAAATTGATGAAATTGCTTTTATTATTGGTGCCGATTTTGGGGAAAAAGTGGAAACCGATCTAAAAAATATTGCTGAAAGCCTTGGGGCCAAGGGCACAATTTATTATCAGGATAAACCCCTTGGTACAGGACATGCCATCATGTGTGCTAAAGATTCGCTTTCCGGCCCTGCTGTAATTGCATATGCTGATACACTTTTTAAAGCAGATTTTACGTTAAACAAAGAAGCCGACGCGGTTATATGGGTAAAAAAAGTGAGCAACCCTGCGGCTTATGGAGTGGTAAAACTCAATGATAATAACCAGATCACAGATCTTGTAGAAAAACCTGAAGAATTTGTTTCAGATCTTGCAGTAATAGGAATCTATTATTTCAAAGATGTTTCGGTTCTCAAGAATGAATTGCAGGAGGTGTTGGATAAGAACATCATTCGCGGGGGGGAATACCAAATCAATGACGGGATAGAGGCCATGAAGCAGAAAGGTGCTGTTTTTGTTCCCGGCCAGGTAGATGAATGGATGGACTGCGGGAATAAGGATGTAACGGTTGAAACCAATGGGCGGATGCTAAAATTTTTACATCAGGATGGTATAAAGCTTATTTCCAATTCAGTAAAGATCACAAATTCAGAGATCACAGAACCTTGTTTCATTGGCGAGAACGTGGTGCTTAATAATGCTAAAATAGGGCCTAATGTATCTCTGGGAGATGGTTGTATAGTGGAAGATTCCACCATAAAAAACAGCCTTATCCAGGAGTTTTCAGAAGTGAGAAATGCACAACTGGATAACGCGATGATTGGAAGTTTTGCTAAATTTAATGGCAGGTTTACCCAGATAAGCATTGGAGATTATTCTGTACTTGAATAG
- a CDS encoding tetratricopeptide repeat protein, translating into MALLLSFPVTGQERDIILQDVNEDDLGNVSDAFQENFFEALKQKGIENYEKAITALLKCEKVEPGNAVVHFELGKNYRFLKDYDAAIQSLQKANRLKPNQEWVMVELMETYYLNNDFEPAILIAKKLVPFNSKYQNNLADLYFKSQKYDELLALLDELDAQLGINEFRLGLRQQIYTMTDNTPAQIQVLKDAIKATPENEMNYLNLVFVYSAEGMTQQAFKAAEEMREKFPSSKVVHLALYKFYLDSNNTAAAVESMKTVLISEEIDPESKFKVLNDFLGFVNENPEYEKDLKEVITLFAESENSPGIYQKLGEYYLLKGQKEQALTFFEMGISGNLDNIDLLQRILLLQLDLGRYDEAARRSGEALDLFPGQPLLYLIRGIALNNQKEFKGAEQILTFGLDYVIDNKKMEVDFLEQLAIASSGLGNAAKAKEYRDRANEINKTLN; encoded by the coding sequence ATGGCTCTGCTACTTTCTTTCCCGGTAACGGGTCAGGAGAGGGATATTATTTTACAGGACGTAAATGAAGATGATCTGGGGAATGTATCTGATGCTTTTCAGGAAAATTTCTTTGAAGCCCTAAAGCAAAAAGGAATAGAAAATTACGAGAAGGCCATCACTGCTTTGCTTAAGTGTGAAAAGGTGGAGCCAGGGAATGCTGTTGTTCATTTTGAACTTGGAAAAAATTACCGGTTTTTAAAGGATTATGATGCCGCAATCCAGAGCCTCCAAAAAGCAAACAGGCTAAAACCAAATCAGGAGTGGGTAATGGTTGAGTTGATGGAGACCTATTATTTAAATAATGATTTTGAGCCGGCAATTTTGATTGCTAAAAAACTGGTACCTTTTAACAGTAAATACCAGAATAACCTTGCCGATCTATATTTTAAATCTCAAAAATATGATGAATTGCTTGCGCTGCTAGATGAGCTTGATGCCCAGTTGGGGATCAATGAATTCAGGCTCGGGTTGCGGCAGCAGATCTATACAATGACAGATAATACCCCGGCCCAGATCCAGGTATTAAAGGATGCCATTAAGGCAACTCCCGAAAATGAAATGAATTACCTCAACCTGGTATTTGTTTACAGTGCAGAGGGGATGACACAGCAAGCTTTTAAAGCTGCTGAAGAAATGCGGGAAAAATTTCCTTCTTCCAAGGTGGTGCATCTCGCCTTATATAAATTTTATCTGGATTCAAATAATACCGCAGCTGCCGTAGAATCTATGAAAACGGTTTTAATTTCTGAGGAAATAGATCCTGAATCAAAATTCAAAGTTCTGAATGATTTTTTAGGATTTGTAAATGAAAATCCTGAATACGAGAAGGATCTTAAAGAGGTTATCACTCTATTTGCTGAAAGTGAAAACAGCCCAGGTATCTACCAGAAACTGGGAGAATACTACCTGCTGAAGGGGCAAAAGGAACAGGCATTGACTTTTTTTGAAATGGGAATTTCCGGAAACCTGGATAATATTGACCTGTTACAGCGTATTCTTTTACTACAACTGGACCTTGGGAGATATGATGAAGCAGCAAGAAGAAGCGGGGAGGCACTGGATCTTTTTCCGGGACAGCCACTCTTATATTTAATAAGAGGGATCGCATTAAATAACCAAAAGGAATTTAAGGGCGCCGAACAAATACTTACATTTGGCCTGGATTATGTAATAGATAATAAAAAAATGGAAGTTGACTTTTTAGAGCAACTTGCCATTGCTTCATCCGGGTTGGGAAATGCTGCCAAAGCAAAGGAATATCGGGATAGGGCAAATGAAATTA